The following proteins come from a genomic window of Cronobacter muytjensii ATCC 51329:
- a CDS encoding RNA polymerase sigma factor FliA, with product MNSLYTADGVMDKHSLWQRYVPLVRHEALRLQVRLPASVELDDLLQAGGIGLLNAVERYDALQGTAFTTYAVQRIRGAMLDELRSRDWVPRSVRRNAREVAQAIGQLEQELGRNATELEVAERLSIPLEEYRQMLLDTNNSQLFSYDEWREEHGDSIELVTEDNQNENPLHQLLESNLRERVMEAIESLPEREQMVLTLYYQEELNLKEIGAVLEVGESRVSQLHSQAIKRLRTKLGKL from the coding sequence GTGAATTCTCTCTATACCGCTGATGGTGTAATGGATAAACACTCGCTCTGGCAGCGTTATGTCCCGCTGGTGCGTCACGAAGCGTTGCGCCTGCAGGTGCGTTTGCCGGCGAGCGTCGAACTGGACGATTTGTTACAGGCGGGCGGCATCGGCTTGCTGAATGCTGTAGAACGCTATGACGCCCTGCAAGGAACGGCATTTACCACTTACGCAGTGCAGCGTATACGTGGCGCGATGCTGGACGAGCTGCGCAGCCGTGACTGGGTGCCACGCAGTGTCCGACGCAACGCGCGCGAGGTGGCGCAGGCAATAGGCCAACTGGAGCAGGAACTGGGGCGTAACGCGACGGAACTGGAGGTCGCAGAGCGACTGAGTATCCCGCTTGAAGAATATCGTCAGATGTTGCTCGACACGAACAATAGTCAACTTTTCTCTTATGACGAGTGGCGTGAAGAGCATGGCGATAGTATCGAACTGGTGACGGAAGATAACCAGAACGAAAACCCGCTGCATCAACTGCTGGAAAGCAATTTACGCGAGCGTGTGATGGAGGCGATTGAATCGCTGCCGGAGCGCGAGCAGATGGTGCTGACGCTGTACTACCAGGAAGAGCTCAATCTCAAAGAGATTGGCGCGGTACTGGAAGTGGGCGAATCAAGGGTCAGCCAGTTGCATAGCCAGGCCATTAAACGTCTGCGAACCAAGCTGGGTAAGCTATAG
- a CDS encoding SDR family NAD(P)-dependent oxidoreductase yields the protein MLLKEKNVIITGCARGIGRAMVEAFAAEGACIYAHARGETPEFLADMAALAERYQVEIWPLCFDLTDNDAMKGAVKRLMSDKRPLHALVNNAGVTWNALFQMTSMQALRDQFEVNFFSLFSFTQMVSKLMTRQRFGSIVNIASTAAEDGNAGKAAYGAAKAAVVALTRTIATELGEQGIRANCIAPGMTETDMLSTMPDYIIEETRNGTDLRRLGAPQEIAAAAVWLASDLSSYVTGQTIRVDGGLR from the coding sequence ATGTTGTTAAAAGAGAAAAACGTCATTATCACCGGCTGCGCGCGCGGCATCGGGCGCGCGATGGTGGAGGCTTTCGCCGCTGAGGGGGCCTGTATTTATGCGCATGCCCGCGGCGAAACGCCGGAATTTCTGGCCGACATGGCGGCGCTGGCCGAACGCTATCAGGTGGAGATCTGGCCGTTGTGCTTTGATCTGACGGATAACGACGCGATGAAAGGCGCGGTCAAACGCCTGATGAGCGATAAACGCCCGTTACATGCGCTGGTGAACAATGCGGGCGTCACCTGGAACGCGCTGTTTCAGATGACCTCCATGCAGGCGCTGCGCGATCAGTTTGAAGTGAACTTCTTCTCGCTGTTCAGCTTTACGCAAATGGTGTCGAAGCTGATGACGCGCCAGCGTTTCGGCAGCATTGTGAATATCGCCTCCACCGCCGCCGAAGACGGCAACGCCGGTAAAGCGGCCTACGGCGCGGCCAAAGCGGCCGTCGTCGCGCTCACCCGCACCATCGCCACCGAGCTTGGCGAGCAGGGTATTCGCGCCAACTGTATCGCGCCGGGCATGACCGAAACCGACATGCTCTCGACCATGCCGGATTACATCATTGAAGAGACGCGTAACGGCACCGATCTGCGTCGCCTCGGCGCGCCGCAGGAGATTGCCGCCGCCGCCGTCTGGCTGGCGTCGGATCTGTCGTCGTACGTGACCGGACAGACCATCCGCGTTGACGGTGGCCTGCGATGA
- a CDS encoding LuxE/PaaK family acyltransferase encodes MLDYAQWLQQPPYSLARDDKRALMTQRLQWLTEHHRANCAPYRAMLDGLGVDTAALTAPEEVPFLPVSLFKSLTLASIAPDEAVKVMTSSGTTGQAVSRIYLDKQTAANQQKTLVKIVSAFTGAGRLPMLIIDAPSVLKDRTMFSARGAGILGFSIFGADRAFALDDDMKLDIDGITAFLAKHAGKPVLLFGFTFMIWQHFWRALAQSGQRLDLSQGILIHGGGWKKLASEAVSPQEFARRLHDVCGLTRIYDYYGMVEQTGCIYMQCEQGHLHASIFSDVIIRDPHDFSVCPPGRAGIVQVLSLIPESYPGHSLLTEDEGVWLGEDDCPCGRHGKYFRINGRLQQAEIRGCSDTYAAQF; translated from the coding sequence GTGCTTGATTACGCGCAGTGGTTACAGCAACCCCCTTATTCGCTGGCGCGCGACGACAAACGCGCGCTGATGACGCAGCGCCTGCAATGGCTCACGGAACATCATCGCGCAAACTGCGCGCCGTACCGCGCCATGCTTGACGGGCTGGGTGTGGATACGGCGGCGCTGACCGCGCCGGAAGAGGTGCCGTTTCTGCCGGTGTCGCTGTTTAAAAGCCTGACGCTTGCGAGCATCGCGCCGGACGAAGCGGTAAAGGTGATGACGTCATCCGGCACGACCGGCCAGGCGGTGTCGCGTATTTATCTTGATAAACAGACCGCGGCCAACCAGCAGAAAACGCTGGTGAAAATTGTCAGCGCGTTTACCGGCGCGGGGCGTCTGCCGATGCTGATTATTGACGCGCCTTCGGTGTTGAAAGATCGCACCATGTTTTCCGCGCGCGGCGCGGGCATTCTCGGTTTTTCTATCTTCGGCGCCGACCGCGCGTTCGCACTGGATGACGACATGAAGCTCGATATTGACGGCATCACGGCGTTTCTTGCGAAACACGCAGGCAAACCGGTGCTGCTGTTCGGCTTCACGTTTATGATCTGGCAGCATTTCTGGCGCGCGCTCGCGCAAAGCGGGCAGCGGCTCGATCTCAGCCAGGGGATTTTGATCCACGGCGGCGGGTGGAAAAAACTCGCCAGCGAAGCGGTGTCGCCGCAGGAGTTCGCCCGCCGCCTGCATGATGTCTGCGGGCTGACGCGCATTTATGACTATTACGGCATGGTGGAACAGACCGGCTGCATCTACATGCAGTGCGAACAGGGTCACCTGCACGCCAGTATTTTTTCCGATGTGATTATCCGCGATCCGCACGATTTCTCGGTCTGTCCGCCGGGGCGTGCCGGGATTGTCCAGGTGCTGTCGCTTATTCCCGAGTCCTATCCGGGGCATTCGCTGCTCACAGAAGATGAGGGCGTTTGGCTTGGCGAGGATGACTGCCCCTGTGGACGGCACGGTAAATATTTTCGCATCAACGGACGCCTGCAACAGGCCGAAATCAGAGGATGTAGCGACACTTATGCAGCCCAGTTTTGA
- the fliZ gene encoding flagella biosynthesis regulatory protein FliZ has protein sequence MTAQQPKRRPLSRYLKDFKHSQTHCAHCHKLLDRITLVHRGEIVNKVAIAALDTLLDEATWELEKQDWVALCRFCGDLHCKEQSNYFDIIGFKQYLFEQTDMSHGTIREYVVRLRRLGAHLTQRQVPLSLARQDNLDEHLEAYLPLTSTNNYRIALRKYAQYQQLSLAPTEKTASAATSDIY, from the coding sequence ATGACGGCGCAGCAACCTAAAAGGCGGCCCCTGAGCCGCTACCTTAAAGACTTTAAGCATTCGCAGACGCATTGTGCGCATTGTCACAAGCTGCTGGACCGCATTACGCTGGTCCACCGCGGCGAAATTGTGAACAAGGTCGCTATCGCTGCGCTCGACACGCTTCTCGACGAGGCCACCTGGGAGCTTGAAAAGCAGGACTGGGTGGCGCTCTGTCGCTTCTGTGGCGATCTGCACTGTAAAGAGCAGAGCAACTACTTCGACATCATCGGCTTTAAGCAATACCTCTTCGAACAGACCGATATGAGCCACGGCACGATCCGCGAATACGTGGTGCGCCTGCGGCGTCTCGGCGCGCATCTCACCCAGCGTCAGGTGCCGCTCTCCCTTGCCCGTCAGGATAATCTCGACGAGCATCTGGAGGCGTATCTTCCGCTGACGAGCACCAATAATTACCGGATTGCGCTTCGCAAGTATGCCCAGTATCAGCAGCTCTCCTTAGCCCCGACGGAGAAAACCGCCTCAGCGGCCACTTCTGATATATATTAA
- a CDS encoding AMP-binding protein, which yields MTTAPFWQLSHAPRDGVALIEDGGVTLSWGELAQQVAQVQAHLPARALLFCFCENSAASLTGYLAALNARTVPVMLDGQLDDALTNALLARWRPGFLWLPEGREAAGEVLLRLGGYQLIATGEPAPAMDDALALLITTSGSTGSPKLVRQSYQNLISNCESICDYLAIDASERPLVYLPMNYVFGLSVIHTHLARGATLLMTRSGPVQPGFWAFVKSQQATSLAGVPYTFEMLNKLRFMRMTLPSLRTLTQAGGKLSATLHEAFAAWAQAQDKRFVVMYGASEATSRMGYLPAGLAAALPGAMGVAIPGGRFTLEDEQGAEILAPDETGELIYYGPNVCLGYAQERECLARGDEFNGRLATGDLARRDAQGVYTIVGRKKRFLKVFGNRVGLDELEQLVKNRFVGLDCATGGVDDRITLYLTDETQADTVKTWLAQTCQLHHSAFRVVTLATIPKNAAGKTLYAQLEALSA from the coding sequence ATGACAACAGCGCCTTTCTGGCAACTCTCACACGCGCCGCGCGACGGCGTGGCACTTATCGAAGATGGCGGCGTGACGCTCTCCTGGGGCGAGCTGGCGCAGCAGGTGGCGCAGGTGCAGGCGCATCTGCCCGCCCGCGCGCTGCTGTTTTGCTTTTGTGAAAACAGCGCGGCGTCGCTGACCGGCTATCTGGCGGCGCTTAACGCCCGCACGGTGCCGGTGATGCTCGATGGCCAGCTTGACGACGCGCTGACTAATGCGCTGTTGGCCCGCTGGCGGCCCGGCTTTCTCTGGCTGCCGGAAGGGCGCGAGGCGGCGGGCGAGGTGCTGCTACGCCTGGGCGGTTATCAGCTCATCGCGACCGGTGAACCTGCGCCCGCGATGGATGACGCGCTGGCGCTGCTGATTACCACGTCCGGCTCCACCGGCAGTCCGAAGCTGGTGCGCCAGAGCTATCAGAATCTCATCAGCAACTGCGAGAGCATTTGCGACTATCTGGCGATTGACGCGAGCGAGCGTCCGCTGGTCTATCTGCCGATGAACTATGTATTTGGATTATCGGTCATCCATACTCACCTGGCGCGCGGCGCGACGCTGCTGATGACCCGCAGCGGCCCGGTGCAGCCCGGTTTCTGGGCGTTTGTTAAAAGCCAGCAGGCGACGTCGCTTGCGGGCGTGCCTTATACGTTCGAGATGCTCAATAAGCTGCGTTTTATGCGCATGACGCTGCCGTCGCTGCGCACGCTGACTCAGGCGGGGGGCAAGCTCTCCGCGACGCTGCATGAGGCGTTCGCCGCCTGGGCGCAGGCGCAGGACAAGCGTTTCGTGGTGATGTATGGCGCGTCGGAGGCGACCTCGCGCATGGGCTATCTGCCTGCCGGCCTGGCAGCGGCGCTGCCAGGCGCGATGGGGGTGGCCATTCCGGGCGGGCGCTTTACGCTGGAAGATGAACAGGGCGCGGAGATTCTCGCGCCGGATGAGACCGGCGAGCTTATCTATTACGGGCCGAACGTCTGTCTCGGCTACGCGCAGGAGCGTGAGTGTCTCGCGCGCGGCGATGAGTTTAATGGGCGGCTCGCGACAGGCGATCTGGCCCGCCGTGACGCGCAGGGCGTGTACACCATCGTCGGGCGCAAAAAACGTTTTTTAAAAGTGTTCGGCAACCGCGTCGGGCTGGATGAGCTGGAACAGCTGGTGAAAAACCGCTTTGTCGGGCTGGACTGCGCCACCGGCGGCGTCGATGACCGCATCACGCTTTATCTTACCGACGAGACCCAGGCTGACACAGTGAAAACCTGGCTGGCGCAGACCTGTCAGCTACACCACAGCGCGTTTCGCGTGGTGACGCTTGCGACAATACCGAAAAACGCCGCCGGAAAAACGCTTTACGCACAACTGGAGGCGCTCAGTGCTTGA
- a CDS encoding transketolase translates to MNACVAKLIDDARAIRQSIIRTASAAPVDGVHLGPALSMVEIAAALYGAVMRFDPKNMASMARDRFLLSKGHAALALYATLHHYGVLSDDELATFDHSGSRFPALTPMNPPLGIDFAGGSLGMGVGYACGAALAQRLRGERWHHYIVLGDGECNEGSVWESAFFAAQQGLDQLTAIVDCNGFQSDWSCEQTIKMDFPALWAACGWHVETCDGHDIPALLAALDAPSHGKPKAIVARTVKGKGVSFMEHNNAFHRARLSAAQRDAALAELEANP, encoded by the coding sequence ATGAACGCCTGCGTTGCTAAGCTTATCGATGACGCGCGCGCCATTCGCCAGTCGATTATTCGCACCGCCAGCGCGGCGCCGGTAGACGGCGTTCACCTTGGCCCTGCGCTCTCAATGGTGGAAATCGCCGCCGCGCTGTATGGCGCGGTGATGCGCTTTGATCCTAAAAACATGGCGTCGATGGCGCGCGACCGTTTTCTGCTCAGCAAAGGCCACGCGGCGCTCGCGCTCTACGCCACGCTGCACCACTACGGCGTGCTGAGCGATGACGAGCTGGCGACGTTTGACCACAGCGGCTCGCGCTTTCCGGCGCTGACGCCGATGAACCCGCCGCTCGGCATCGATTTTGCGGGCGGTTCGCTCGGCATGGGCGTCGGTTACGCCTGCGGCGCGGCGCTAGCCCAGCGGCTGCGCGGCGAGCGCTGGCACCACTACATTGTGCTGGGCGACGGCGAATGCAACGAAGGCTCCGTCTGGGAGAGCGCGTTTTTCGCCGCCCAGCAGGGGCTGGATCAGCTGACCGCTATCGTCGACTGCAACGGTTTCCAGTCCGACTGGTCATGCGAGCAGACGATCAAAATGGATTTCCCGGCGCTGTGGGCCGCCTGCGGCTGGCATGTGGAAACCTGCGATGGTCATGACATTCCGGCGCTGCTGGCCGCGCTCGACGCGCCATCCCACGGCAAGCCGAAAGCCATTGTGGCGCGCACCGTGAAAGGTAAAGGGGTGTCGTTTATGGAGCATAACAACGCGTTTCATCGCGCCCGTTTATCGGCGGCGCAGCGCGACGCCGCGCTTGCAGAACTGGAGGCCAACCCATGA
- a CDS encoding transketolase family protein — protein MSLTITPAEIRAWSMMGTRGTFGVTLLKLAGENPALVGLTADLAITSGMERFSTTYPERFYNLGIAEQNLIGVAAGMASQGLVPFATTFANFAALRACEQMRHYLGYLQENVKVVGLASGFAMGMFGTTHYGIEDIATLRAISGLTILSPADATATAQLTELAARHHGPVYLRLTGGMRTPVVYPEQAVFELGKAMRLRDGEDIALVATGSMVAVALKAAVALEAHGLRCAVIDMHTIKPLDTDTLKSLFGHRLLVTLEEHSVVGGLGGAVAEYLAEQGGAPRLLRLGIPQGYGPAGEYAWKLEQCGLTAPQVTQQILDAVL, from the coding sequence ATGAGCCTGACGATAACGCCTGCCGAAATCCGTGCCTGGTCGATGATGGGCACGCGCGGCACCTTTGGCGTGACGCTGTTAAAGCTTGCCGGGGAAAATCCGGCGCTGGTCGGCCTGACCGCCGATCTCGCCATCACCTCCGGGATGGAGCGCTTTAGCACAACCTACCCGGAGCGCTTTTATAATCTCGGCATCGCCGAGCAGAATTTAATCGGCGTGGCGGCGGGCATGGCCTCTCAGGGGCTGGTGCCGTTCGCCACCACGTTTGCTAATTTCGCGGCGCTGCGCGCCTGCGAGCAGATGCGCCACTATCTCGGCTATCTGCAAGAGAACGTCAAAGTGGTGGGGCTCGCCTCTGGTTTTGCGATGGGGATGTTCGGCACCACGCATTACGGTATCGAAGATATCGCCACGCTGCGCGCGATTTCCGGGCTGACTATTCTCTCGCCCGCCGACGCGACGGCGACAGCGCAGCTCACGGAACTGGCCGCGCGCCACCACGGCCCGGTCTATCTGCGCCTGACCGGCGGTATGCGTACCCCGGTCGTGTACCCCGAGCAGGCGGTGTTTGAGCTCGGTAAGGCGATGCGCCTGCGTGACGGCGAGGATATCGCGCTGGTGGCTACCGGCAGCATGGTCGCCGTGGCGCTGAAAGCCGCCGTGGCGCTGGAAGCGCACGGGCTACGCTGCGCGGTTATCGATATGCATACCATTAAACCGCTCGATACCGACACGCTGAAAAGCCTGTTCGGCCATCGTCTGCTGGTGACGCTGGAAGAACATAGCGTGGTCGGCGGGCTGGGCGGCGCGGTGGCGGAATATCTCGCTGAACAGGGCGGGGCGCCGCGCCTGTTGCGGCTCGGCATTCCACAGGGCTACGGCCCGGCGGGCGAATACGCCTGGAAGCTGGAGCAGTGCGGCTTAACGGCCCCGCAAGTGACACAACAGATTCTGGACGCGGTGTTATGA
- a CDS encoding acyl-CoA reductase, translating into MQPSFDNLTFLLGDAAQLAALERFRPRAPFDDETLTFLSEFSRRLLADPRVRAYSDVVSLAFWCRPASLEKLRQEFMPQGMTQGRGVAFHIAPSNVAVNFAFSLAAGLLTGNANIVRLSSKPFPQTALICEALKGALAHVPALADSLCLVQYPHDAALTDYFSALCDARLIWGGDRTISEVRRSALRPRGVDIAFADRYSFAVINADAWLAAPDKARLLEAFYNDTLLTSQQACTAAKMVVWTGDRADEARAQFWPAFRDWCGERYAPLPATAVSNLAWFCAHTVNDPTLRRIAQPDNRLFLAQTHAPDGALLTDHHQSGLFIEYVAQDLLDIAPLCGEKCQTIVSFGVDPQDFQRFLATAKPRGVDRIVPLGQSMQFSLHWDGYPLAEMLTRRLTLISY; encoded by the coding sequence ATGCAGCCCAGTTTTGATAACCTGACTTTTCTGCTGGGCGACGCCGCGCAGCTCGCCGCCCTTGAGCGCTTTCGCCCGCGCGCGCCGTTTGACGACGAGACGCTCACGTTCTTAAGCGAATTTTCCCGCCGGCTGCTGGCCGACCCGCGCGTGCGGGCCTACAGCGACGTGGTGAGCCTGGCCTTCTGGTGCCGTCCGGCGTCGCTTGAAAAGCTGCGTCAGGAATTTATGCCGCAGGGCATGACTCAGGGCCGCGGCGTGGCGTTTCATATCGCGCCCTCTAACGTGGCGGTGAATTTCGCGTTTTCGCTGGCGGCGGGGCTGCTTACCGGCAACGCGAACATCGTGCGGCTCTCCTCAAAACCGTTCCCGCAGACGGCGCTGATTTGCGAGGCGCTGAAAGGGGCGCTGGCGCACGTGCCGGCACTCGCCGACAGTCTCTGTCTGGTGCAATACCCGCACGACGCGGCGCTGACGGACTATTTTTCCGCGCTGTGTGACGCGCGGCTTATCTGGGGCGGCGATCGCACTATCAGCGAGGTCCGGCGCTCGGCGCTGCGCCCGCGCGGCGTGGATATCGCGTTTGCGGATCGTTACTCCTTTGCGGTGATCAACGCCGACGCCTGGCTTGCCGCGCCGGATAAAGCGCGTCTGCTGGAGGCGTTCTATAACGACACGCTGCTCACCAGCCAGCAGGCGTGTACTGCCGCGAAAATGGTGGTCTGGACCGGCGATCGCGCCGATGAAGCGCGCGCGCAGTTCTGGCCCGCGTTCCGCGACTGGTGCGGTGAGCGCTACGCGCCGCTGCCCGCCACCGCCGTGAGTAATCTCGCGTGGTTCTGCGCCCATACGGTAAACGACCCGACGCTGCGACGCATTGCGCAACCCGATAATCGTCTGTTCCTGGCGCAAACTCACGCGCCGGATGGCGCGTTACTGACGGATCATCACCAGAGCGGTTTGTTTATTGAATATGTTGCGCAGGATCTGCTGGACATCGCGCCGCTGTGCGGGGAGAAGTGCCAGACGATCGTGAGCTTTGGCGTAGATCCTCAGGATTTTCAACGGTTTTTAGCCACCGCTAAACCGCGCGGCGTCGATCGTATTGTGCCGCTCGGGCAGAGTATGCAGTTCTCTTTGCACTGGGATGGCTATCCGCTGGCTGAAATGCTGACCCGTCGTTTAACTTTAATTTCTTATTAA
- the dcyD gene encoding D-cysteine desulfhydrase has product MHNLTRFARLELIGAPTPLEFLPRLSDYLGREIFIKRDDAMPVAMGGNKLRKLEFLAAQALREGADTLVTAGAIQSNHVRQTAAVAARLGLHCVALLENPIATREENYLTNGNRLLLDLFNVQVEMCDALDAPDRQLDELAVRLEAQGFRPYVIPVGGSNVLGALGYVESTLEIVQQCEGIVRPSSVVVASGSAGTHAGLAVGLEQGMPDAELIGVTVSRTVAEQKPKVVALQQGVAQALELDANADIVLWDDYFAPGYGVPNDEGMEAVKLLARLEGILLDPVYTGKAMAGLIDGIAQHRFKDNGPILFIHTGGAPALFAYHPHV; this is encoded by the coding sequence ATGCATAATCTCACCCGCTTTGCGCGCCTTGAGCTTATCGGCGCCCCGACTCCGCTGGAGTTTCTGCCGCGCCTGTCCGACTATCTGGGCCGCGAAATTTTTATCAAACGCGACGACGCGATGCCGGTGGCGATGGGCGGCAATAAGCTGCGCAAGCTGGAGTTTCTCGCCGCCCAGGCGCTGCGCGAAGGCGCAGACACGCTGGTGACTGCGGGCGCGATTCAGTCCAACCATGTGCGCCAGACGGCGGCGGTGGCCGCGCGCCTCGGCCTGCACTGCGTGGCGCTGCTGGAAAACCCTATCGCGACCCGCGAAGAAAACTACCTGACCAACGGCAACCGTCTGCTGCTGGATCTGTTTAACGTGCAGGTCGAGATGTGCGACGCGCTCGACGCGCCGGACCGCCAGCTCGATGAACTGGCGGTGCGTCTGGAAGCCCAGGGATTTCGTCCGTATGTGATCCCGGTCGGCGGCTCGAACGTGCTGGGCGCGCTCGGGTATGTCGAGAGCACGCTTGAGATTGTGCAGCAGTGCGAAGGCATTGTGCGGCCCTCATCAGTGGTGGTGGCTTCCGGCAGCGCCGGCACCCACGCGGGGCTGGCGGTCGGGCTGGAGCAGGGGATGCCGGATGCCGAGCTTATCGGCGTGACGGTCTCCCGCACGGTGGCGGAGCAGAAACCGAAAGTGGTCGCGTTGCAGCAGGGCGTGGCGCAGGCGCTGGAGCTCGACGCCAACGCCGATATCGTGTTGTGGGACGACTATTTCGCGCCGGGCTACGGCGTACCTAATGATGAGGGCATGGAGGCGGTGAAACTGCTGGCGCGTCTCGAAGGCATTCTGCTTGACCCGGTTTACACCGGCAAAGCGATGGCCGGGCTGATTGACGGCATCGCGCAGCACCGCTTTAAGGATAACGGCCCGATTCTTTTTATTCACACCGGCGGCGCTCCGGCGCTGTTCGCGTACCATCCGCACGTTTAA
- the tcyL gene encoding cystine ABC transporter permease, protein MQESIQLVIDSAPFLLKGAIFTLQLSIGGMFFGLVLGFVLAMMRLSAFWPVSWLARFYISIFRGTPLIAQLFMIYYGLPQFGIELDPVPAAMIGLSLNTAAYTSETLRAAISSIDKGQWEAAASIGMTPWQTLRRAILPQAARVALPPLGNSFISLVKDTSLAATIQVPELFRQAQLITSRTLEVFTMYLAASLIYWVMATVLSALQNHFENQLNRQERDPK, encoded by the coding sequence ATGCAGGAAAGTATCCAACTGGTTATCGATTCGGCGCCATTTCTTCTGAAAGGGGCCATTTTCACACTACAGCTGAGCATCGGCGGTATGTTCTTCGGCCTGGTGCTGGGCTTCGTGCTGGCGATGATGCGGCTGTCGGCCTTCTGGCCGGTGTCGTGGCTGGCGCGCTTTTATATTTCGATTTTTCGCGGTACGCCGCTTATCGCACAGCTCTTTATGATCTACTACGGCCTGCCGCAGTTCGGCATTGAGCTTGATCCTGTTCCGGCGGCGATGATTGGGCTTTCGCTTAATACCGCGGCGTATACCTCGGAGACGCTGCGCGCGGCGATTTCGTCCATCGATAAAGGACAGTGGGAAGCGGCGGCGAGCATCGGTATGACGCCGTGGCAGACGCTGCGCCGCGCTATCCTGCCGCAGGCCGCGCGGGTGGCGCTGCCGCCGCTCGGCAACAGCTTTATCAGCCTTGTGAAGGACACCTCGCTTGCCGCTACGATTCAGGTGCCGGAACTGTTCCGCCAGGCGCAGCTGATTACCTCGCGCACGCTGGAAGTGTTCACCATGTATCTGGCCGCGTCGCTTATCTACTGGGTGATGGCGACGGTACTGTCCGCGCTGCAAAACCATTTTGAAAACCAGCTAAACCGACAGGAGCGCGATCCGAAATGA
- the tcyJ gene encoding cystine ABC transporter substrate-binding protein: MKLALLGRQALMGVMAVALVAGMSVKTYAAENLLNKVKERGTLLVGLEGTYPPFSFQGDDGKLTGFEVEFAEELAKHLGVKASLKPTKWDGMLASLDSKRIDVVINQVTISDERKKKYDFSTPYTVSGIQALVKKENAASIKTAADLKGKKVGVGLGTNYEEWLRQNVQGVDIRTYDDDPTKYQDLRVGRIDAILVDRLAALDLVKKTNNTLAAAGEPFSRQEAGVAVRKGNEDLVQAIDKAIAAMQQDGSLKKISDKWFGADVTK, encoded by the coding sequence ATGAAACTTGCACTTTTAGGTCGTCAGGCACTGATGGGCGTTATGGCGGTAGCGCTGGTGGCGGGCATGAGCGTAAAAACCTATGCTGCGGAAAATTTGCTGAATAAAGTTAAAGAACGCGGCACGCTGCTGGTCGGGCTGGAAGGCACTTATCCGCCGTTCAGCTTCCAGGGCGATGACGGCAAGCTGACCGGTTTCGAAGTGGAGTTCGCCGAGGAGCTGGCGAAGCACCTGGGCGTTAAAGCCTCCCTTAAGCCTACCAAGTGGGACGGGATGCTGGCGTCGCTGGATTCTAAGCGTATCGACGTGGTGATTAACCAGGTCACCATCTCTGACGAGCGCAAGAAAAAATATGATTTCTCAACGCCCTATACCGTTTCCGGTATCCAGGCGCTGGTGAAGAAAGAGAACGCGGCGAGCATTAAAACCGCAGCCGATCTCAAGGGCAAAAAAGTGGGCGTCGGTCTTGGCACCAACTACGAAGAGTGGCTGCGCCAGAACGTACAGGGTGTCGATATCCGCACCTATGACGATGACCCGACTAAATATCAGGATCTGCGCGTAGGCCGTATCGACGCCATTCTGGTGGACCGCCTGGCGGCGCTGGATCTGGTGAAGAAAACCAACAATACGCTGGCAGCGGCAGGCGAACCGTTCTCCCGTCAGGAAGCGGGCGTCGCGGTGCGTAAAGGCAACGAGGATCTGGTGCAGGCTATCGATAAAGCGATCGCCGCGATGCAGCAGGATGGCTCGCTGAAGAAAATCTCTGACAAGTGGTTTGGCGCAGACGTGACCAAATAA